Proteins from a genomic interval of Vreelandella profundi:
- the aroB gene encoding 3-dehydroquinate synthase, producing the protein MTAPVDARRTLHVALGERSYPIHIDTGLIGRADALTPYLAGQQVMIVTNETIAPLYLDKLCASLPDGVEVRTVVLPDGEQYKTIEHVSRIWDALLEAGFNRRCTLVALGGGVIGDMVGYAAASYQRGVAFIQVPTTLLSQVDSSVGGKTGVNHPLGKNMIGAFWQPKAVLIDIESLKSLPRRELSAGLAEVVKYGFIRDEAFLSWLEANMPALLDVTPDVIAEAIARSCQIKADIVAEDETEQGVRALLNLGHTFGHAIEAHQGYGNWLHGEAVGAGMAMAATLSQQLGWIDEAMLARSLAVIERAGLPLAAPANMSSEDFLTRMRLDKKNIDAKLRLVLLNSLGDACVSDATPVPVLQTLLDDYPRR; encoded by the coding sequence ATGACCGCTCCAGTCGATGCACGGCGTACGCTTCACGTTGCCTTAGGTGAGCGCAGCTATCCCATCCATATCGATACAGGGCTCATCGGTCGCGCGGATGCTTTGACGCCATATTTGGCCGGTCAGCAGGTGATGATAGTCACCAATGAGACGATCGCACCGCTGTATCTAGACAAGCTCTGCGCCAGCCTGCCTGACGGTGTCGAGGTGCGCACTGTGGTGCTGCCGGATGGCGAACAGTACAAAACCATTGAACACGTCAGCCGGATTTGGGATGCGCTGTTAGAGGCCGGCTTTAACCGCCGCTGCACTCTGGTCGCGCTAGGCGGCGGGGTGATCGGCGATATGGTGGGCTACGCTGCCGCTTCCTATCAGCGCGGCGTTGCGTTTATTCAAGTGCCGACCACGCTGCTTTCCCAGGTGGACTCGTCGGTGGGCGGCAAAACGGGCGTTAATCACCCGCTGGGCAAAAACATGATTGGCGCTTTCTGGCAGCCTAAAGCGGTGCTGATAGATATCGAGTCGCTGAAGAGTTTGCCGCGTCGTGAGCTGTCGGCAGGGCTTGCCGAAGTCGTTAAATACGGGTTTATCCGTGATGAAGCATTTTTAAGCTGGCTGGAAGCCAATATGCCAGCGCTGCTGGATGTCACGCCCGATGTGATCGCCGAAGCCATCGCACGCAGCTGTCAGATCAAAGCTGATATCGTTGCCGAAGACGAGACCGAGCAAGGCGTGCGTGCCTTACTGAATCTAGGGCACACCTTTGGCCATGCTATTGAGGCGCATCAAGGTTACGGCAACTGGTTGCACGGTGAGGCAGTGGGCGCGGGTATGGCCATGGCGGCGACGCTTTCCCAGCAGCTGGGTTGGATTGATGAAGCGATGCTTGCCCGAAGTCTGGCGGTCATTGAGCGCGCGGGATTGCCATTAGCGGCACCGGCGAATATGTCTAGCGAAGACTTTTTAACGCGAATGCGGCTTGATAAGAAGAATATCGATGCCAAGCTGCGCCTGGTACTGCTCAATAGCCTGGGGGATGCCTGCGTCAGCGACGCCACGCCGGTGCCGGTACTGCAAACCCTGCTGGATGACTATCCGCGCCGTTAA